In Bacteroidota bacterium, the sequence CGAGGGCATGGCGACGTCCATCTTCGGCACGCAGATCGGCGACCCGCAGACGATGGCCGAGGGCGCGGCGCTGCTCACGAACGCCCTCCGCGCGGTCGGCGATGGCGCAGAGCGTGGGGAGGCACAGTTCCTCCTCGGCGTAGTCGCGCACCAGCTCGGCAAACTGGAGTTTGCCCTCCCCGCCTTCGAGGCGGCCGTGGATGCCGAGGCCACGCCGCAGCGCCTCGAAGCGCTCGCCCGCGCCCGCACTGACGCGGTGCTCGCCGAGAGCACCGGAGCGTCTAACGAAATCGACGCGCTCTACGTGCAGGCGCTCGACCTCCAGCCTGCGCTCGCGACCGTGCGCACGAGCCGGGCCGCATTCCTCCACAGCCAGGGCCGCCGCACCGAGGCGCTGGACGAAGCCCGCGCCGCCCGCGCCGAGCGGCCGTCCTGGCACGCCGCTGCCCTAGTCGAGGGCCTCGTGCTCCTCGAACAGGGCAACGACGACGACGCGCGCTCCGCCTTCCGCGACGCTGTCCGCCTCGACCCCGCCAACGCGGCGCTCCTCGCCGACCTCGTGGTCCGCGCGCCCAACGGATCACTGCGCTCTGGCTGGGCGGACGCCACTGTGTTTGGGCTGCCGCTCGCGCGCAGCATCGCGCCCCGAGGTGGCCGCCTCGGCATCGCAGGCACCACGCCGGGCTCGACGCTCTCGGTCTTCACCACCGGTGGCGTGCCGCTGCGCACGGTGCGCGGCGACGGCCTCGGCGTGCCGACCTGGGACCTTCGCTCGGAGCGCGGCGCGGCGGTGCCACCGGGGTCCTACCTCGTCCATGTGCGCACACCCGGCCAGCCCGTGCGCGTCGTGCGCGTGACGCTCGCGGCAGAAGCGTAGGCCTATTCCTCTTGGCCGCCATCGTCAGGAACCGGCGGGCCTTCAAAGATGGGGCCGTCGAAGAGGCGGTCGGGGACCTGGAAGCAGCGCGTGAGGCGCAGGAGCTCCTCGACCTCGTCGTCGCTGCGATCGAGGCGGCGCCCGCTGAACGTGAGGCAGAGCTCGCTGCCGCCCTCGTCCTCCACCGTGATGATACCGAACTGCCCGTCGAAGGTGTTGGTCATTGAGAAGACCGGCGGCGCAAAAGGCCCGTGCGTGTACGGCCCGCCCTTGACCGAGCCGCGCCGGTCGAGCGGGGCCGCCTGCAAGACAGGGATGCCGCCGGGGCTGTGCGTCCCGTCGTCGGCGGCGAGCATGTGGGCGTCGCCCGAGAGGATGACCATGCGGCCTGTGATGTCGATCTCCTCGAAGAAGGCCACCAGCTCCGCGCGCTCGGCGGCATAGCCGCTCCAGTTGTCGCCGTCCTCGTCGAGGTCGGCGATCCACGGCACGCCGCTGACCCAGATGACGAGCGGCTCGGTGGCGTCGCGGAGCGTCTGCTTGAACCAGGCCTTCTGCTGCGCGCCCAGCATCGAGCGCTCCGGGAGCGGGACGTCGTGTGGGTCGCGTTCGGAGCGGAGGTCGGTGACCACGAAGCGTACGCGGCCCCGCACGAACGTCTGGTAGATCGCGCGGTCTTCGGGCGCGGCGTCCGGATCGGCGAGCGGGTAGTGCGGGACGAAGCGCTGGTAGGCGATGCGCGAGGCGGACCGGCTCGGCGAGGTCGCGTCGGAGTCGTTGGGGCCGAAGTCGTGGTCGTCCCAGGTGTAGGCGATGGGCGTGCTCTGGTAGAGGAGCGACTGCGTGGGCGAGGTCAGGATGTCGTCGTAGGCCTCGCCAAACACGGCCACGTCGTTCTGCTCAATGTCCTCGTAGTGCGCGTCGCCGAGGTGGAAGAAGAAGTCGGGGTTGAGCGTGCGGATCGAGTCGTAGACGCTGCTGCGCGACCCTGTTGCGGCACACGCCCCGGCCGCGAACGTGAACGAGTGCGGCCCGCGCGGTGGCGTGCGCAGCCGCCCGAAGGCCGTATCGCGGAGGCTCGGCGTCTCGACCGCGTAGAAGTACCTCATCCCCGGCACGAGGCCTCGCACGGGCAGCCGTACCGTCGCGTCGTTGCTCAGCGTGCCGCGTGGCGCCGGCACCCACGCTGAGGCAATGGCCAGTTCGAAGCGGGGCGTGCGGCTGAACACGACGCGCACCGAGTCCTGCGGCTGCCGCAGCTGCGCCACCACCGTCGCCGAGGTCGGCGTCACCGCGCCCGACCACATCCAGCGCACCAGCGGCCCCTCGTAGGCTGTCGGGCGGACCGTCCGGGTGCAGCCAGTCCCCACGAGGACGAGCAGCACCGCACCAAGCAACGTGTGAACGTATGCAGGCTTGAACGTATGGAGGTGATTTCGCTCGAGGGCCTGCCGCTCTTTCATGGTCACGCGTTCAGGCGTCCTCACGTTCGTGCGGGCCTAGAGTTCACCCGTCGTCAGCTCAGTGACGAGGCGGTCGTGCTGGTAGACCGACCGCAGCGACTCCAGGATGCCGCGCGCGTCCACGGACACGTTGCGTCCGATCTCGGCGAAGTAGAGGTAGTTGCGCGCCAGCCCTTCGATCGTCCGGTCGAAGTTGATGCCGACGAGTTCGAGGTCGCGGTTCACGACCGGCGAGCCCGAGTTGCCGCCGATGGTGTCGGCGGTGGACGAGAAGTTGACCGGCGTGCCGAGCGCGAGCGCGTCGGGGACGGGGAGCCAGCGCTCCGGCAGCGCCCACATGCACGCTCCGGCTCCGGCCCCGGCGTCGTCCGACGGGTCGTCCTGATCGCAGTAGGAGTTGTAGTGGTCGTAGAGGCCGAAGAACGTCGTGAAGGGCGCGGCGACGGTGCCGTTGTACTCGTAGCCGCGCACGAGGCCGTCGGTGATGCGCGGCGAGAACGTCGCGTCGGGCGGGACGGCGGTGCCGTAGACGGCGAAGCGCTTCTGCCCGATGGCGCGGGCCACGGCCTGCTCGCGTTCCGTGAGTTCGCCGCTGGCCTGGTAGAACCGGCGGAGTTCGCCAAGCACCTCGCCGCCGAGCTGGACGAGGACGTCAGCAGTGGGGAGGCCGCCGTTGTCGAGCGCGGTCTGCGTGCTTGCGGCGTCGGTGAGGGCCGTGTTGCTGCGGAGCTTCGCGGCCACGGCCGCGTCGGAGGCGCCGCGCAGCACCTCGGGCATGGGCAGGCCGGCCTTGGCATAGTAGCGCCGCAGCGTGGCGATGTCGGCCTCGAAGTAGAGCCGTTCAAGCGGGTCGGGCCGGTTCTCGATGGTGGCGAGCCGCTCCGCATCACCCTGCGCCCCGATGAGCGCGCGCAGCATCAAGCCGGACGAGAAGCGCTGGCTACCGAAGCGCGAGAATGCCTGGAACGCGTCGCCGAGCGCCCGACGGTCTGACTGCACCGCCGCCATCTGGTCGATGAGGTCGCCTGCGCCCGCCTCACGGAACTGCCGCTCGGAGTCGGCGCGCCGGGCCATCACGACCTCGTTGCGGAGCGCGTCCTGCTGGCCGAGCAGCGACTTCTGGAAGTTGAGCAGGCTGGAGAGCGTCACGCGCTGCGTGTCGTCGTTCGGGTTCTGCGCGAGGTAGGCGGCGAGCGCGTCGGTGCGGCTCGTCACCCACGCGAGGTCGGTCGGCACGGCGAGGTCGCGGCGGAACTGGAGCTGGGCGACGGTCGCCTGGCGCGAGGTCGAGCCCGGGTTGCCGATCACGAAGACGAGGTCGCCTGCGCTGGCCCCGTCCTGGGCGAGGGGGAAGTAGTGCTCGACGGTGAGGAGCCCGCCGTCGGCGTCAGTGGCGCGGAGGAAGGCGAAGTCGAGGCTGTAGCGCGGGAAGGTGAAGTTGTCCGCGTCGCCGCCGAAGCTGCCGAGCGCGTACTCGGGCGCCATGACGAGTTGGAAGTGCTCGTAGCGCTGGAAGGTGTAGGCGGAGAAGCGTCCGCCCTCGTAGAGCGCGACCACCTCCACGCGGATGCCCGCGTCCTCGCCGCCGCGCGCGTTCGCAAGCTGCTCGGCGAGGGCGTCCGTGGCCGCCTCGATCTGCTCGGGCGTCACCGCCCCCGCACCGTCGCCCAGTTCGGCCTCGATCTCCGCCGTCACATCGGCGATGGCGATGAGTTGGTCAGCGTAGAAGCCGGGCACCGGGCGCTCCTCGTCCAGCGTCATCGCCACGAACCCGTCGTCCAACAGCGACTCGCCCTCCTCGGCCACCTCCACAATCTGGCTGCGCACGCAGTGGTGGTTGGTCGCCACAAGCCCGTTCGGCGAGACGAACGCCGCCGAGCACCCAGAGATGCGCAGCGCGCCGAGGCGGGCCCGCTCGAACCAGTCCGCGTCGGGGCGGAAATCGTAGGTCGAGTCGAGGTAGGCGATCGGCGGCTGCTCGAAGAGCCACATCTTGCCGTTGTCGAGCGGTCCCGCGCGGTGCGTGTCGGGGACACCGGCTGGCTGCGCGGAGAGCGACGGAGCAAACGCGAGCAGTGCCGCAAGGGCAACGAGGACGACGGTATTCGGGCGGCGCATAAGGGCAGCGGGCGGGTGTGGATGAGGGCGCGTAAGATACGCGGCGCCCCGTTGCCCCGACCGGCCGGATCGGCAGGGCCTAGCGTGCGCGCGCACCCTGCCAGGCCGGGCTTGCCACGCGCTCCGCCTCAATGGCGGGGCGGTCGGGCGCCGGGGTCAGCTCGGCGGGCAACACATGGTCGAGGAACGCCGCCACGACGCTGGCCTCCTCGGCGCGGGACGCGGTGTAGTAGGCCGCGCGGAAGGCCTTGGGCCACTGGCTCGGATAGAAGAGCAGCCGCTGCTCCGCCTCCGTGGCGTCGAGCGCTTCGCGTGCTTGGCGCCCGAGGTAGCCGCAGTCGCGCTCGACGGAGAGGCGCAGCATCGTCGGCTCGTCGTAGACGCCGTCGAGCAGCAGCACGTGCCCGGCGAGGCAGCACCGGAAGCCTTCCGGAGCCGCGCCCTCGTCGAGGACCGCGCGGAGGTTGCGGCACCACGCCCACTGCGCGGTGTCAAGCCGGTCGGGACGGGCGAGGAGGTGCGCTTGGACGCGGCGCAGCAGAGCAGTACGCATAGACAGCGAGGCGGTGAACGTGCGAGGGGCCGAAGGATCGGAAGGGACGGGCCGGAATGCAAGCCACACACGGGCGTGCGGCGACAGAGATCGGGCGGCGCGTTGAAGAGCACACGAAGCCTTCCGGGTTCGGAACCGGCCTAGGCAAGCGCGTTTAACGCGGTGCCCCTATAGCTCAGTTGGTTAGAGCACCTGACTCTTAATCAGGGTGTCCAAGGTTCGAGTCCTTGTGGGGGCACCAGAAGTTTTCCACGACTTCCGCCCGAAATCAGCCATTACGTGCCGATTTCGGGCTTTTTTGTGGATAAGGAACGCGGGTCCCGCGCCCTCCTCCTTTCCCCTGAGAGACCGTCCAGAGTAGCTTGGTTGTAACAAATGATGTAGCACACGCTGCGTCACGGTGACTTCCAACCCCTCCTACTCTCGTTCATGGCGAGCCTGCGCAAGCGAAACGGCTTCTACTCCGTCGTCTTCTCTCGCCGGTTGCCCAGCGGCAAGCTCGAACAGAAGGTCTTCAGCCTTGGCACGAAGAAGAAGAGCGAGGCGGACAAGCTCAAGGTCGAGTATGGTGAACGCTACCGTCTCGGGGACATGGATCCCTTCGCGGGATGGACGCCCAAGGCCGAACTCGAAGCAAAGCGCAAGCGCTCAGTTGGACGCACGCTCGAAGGCGTTGGAGCAGCCTTCATGGAGAGCCGGTCGCACGTCCGCGAACGCACACGCACGGACTATGCGGATCACCTCCGTCGCCTGTCCGACCAGATCGGGGCCTCGATGCCTGTCGGACAGATCAACGAAGATGATCTGCGGAGGTACGCTTTTAAGACGCGCTACTCGGTAGCAACACAGACCACGTACCTCCGCTTCTGCAAGATGCTCTTCAAGTGGATGAAGGAGGAGGGCTACACCACGGCTGATCCTGCTTCGCGCATCGCTTACCCCCGCAAGGACACACGACTCTCGGGCAAAGTGATGACCGCTGAGGAGTTCCATGCGATCCTCGTTGCCTTTAAACAGGAGCAGCGGGCAAAGATCAAGTCAGGCCATGTTCGGGGCCTCCACCGCTGGTTCAAGCCGCTTGCAATGACCGGGTATTACGCGGGGTTACGGCGGAAGGAACTGATTCAACTCGACTGGAAGGATGTGGACTTCGCTGGTCGGATGCTCTACGTCACGGCTACCAAGTCGGGCGACGAGCGGACGGTCCCGATCCGATCCGCGCTCCTTTCCGTCCTTGCAGCATGGCACCGAGCACAAGGTCGGCCGACCTCTGGTCCCGTCTTCTACTACAAGTGCGTGCGCGGCCAACCGTTTCCACTCAACGACAACCACGTCACGACTACGTTCAAGCGCTACGTCCGCGCTGCAGGGGTTAGAGACACCGTCTCACTACACGGCTTGCGGCACACCAGCGTGACGGAGCTGCTGCGCAGTGGCCTTGG encodes:
- a CDS encoding alkaline phosphatase D family protein, translated to MLLVLVGTGCTRTVRPTAYEGPLVRWMWSGAVTPTSATVVAQLRQPQDSVRVVFSRTPRFELAIASAWVPAPRGTLSNDATVRLPVRGLVPGMRYFYAVETPSLRDTAFGRLRTPPRGPHSFTFAAGACAATGSRSSVYDSIRTLNPDFFFHLGDAHYEDIEQNDVAVFGEAYDDILTSPTQSLLYQSTPIAYTWDDHDFGPNDSDATSPSRSASRIAYQRFVPHYPLADPDAAPEDRAIYQTFVRGRVRFVVTDLRSERDPHDVPLPERSMLGAQQKAWFKQTLRDATEPLVIWVSGVPWIADLDEDGDNWSGYAAERAELVAFFEEIDITGRMVILSGDAHMLAADDGTHSPGGIPVLQAAPLDRRGSVKGGPYTHGPFAPPVFSMTNTFDGQFGIITVEDEGGSELCLTFSGRRLDRSDDEVEELLRLTRCFQVPDRLFDGPIFEGPPVPDDGGQEE
- a CDS encoding S46 family peptidase; amino-acid sequence: MRRPNTVVLVALAALLAFAPSLSAQPAGVPDTHRAGPLDNGKMWLFEQPPIAYLDSTYDFRPDADWFERARLGALRISGCSAAFVSPNGLVATNHHCVRSQIVEVAEEGESLLDDGFVAMTLDEERPVPGFYADQLIAIADVTAEIEAELGDGAGAVTPEQIEAATDALAEQLANARGGEDAGIRVEVVALYEGGRFSAYTFQRYEHFQLVMAPEYALGSFGGDADNFTFPRYSLDFAFLRATDADGGLLTVEHYFPLAQDGASAGDLVFVIGNPGSTSRQATVAQLQFRRDLAVPTDLAWVTSRTDALAAYLAQNPNDDTQRVTLSSLLNFQKSLLGQQDALRNEVVMARRADSERQFREAGAGDLIDQMAAVQSDRRALGDAFQAFSRFGSQRFSSGLMLRALIGAQGDAERLATIENRPDPLERLYFEADIATLRRYYAKAGLPMPEVLRGASDAAVAAKLRSNTALTDAASTQTALDNGGLPTADVLVQLGGEVLGELRRFYQASGELTEREQAVARAIGQKRFAVYGTAVPPDATFSPRITDGLVRGYEYNGTVAAPFTTFFGLYDHYNSYCDQDDPSDDAGAGAGACMWALPERWLPVPDALALGTPVNFSSTADTIGGNSGSPVVNRDLELVGINFDRTIEGLARNYLYFAEIGRNVSVDARGILESLRSVYQHDRLVTELTTGEL
- a CDS encoding tyrosine-type recombinase/integrase is translated as MASLRKRNGFYSVVFSRRLPSGKLEQKVFSLGTKKKSEADKLKVEYGERYRLGDMDPFAGWTPKAELEAKRKRSVGRTLEGVGAAFMESRSHVRERTRTDYADHLRRLSDQIGASMPVGQINEDDLRRYAFKTRYSVATQTTYLRFCKMLFKWMKEEGYTTADPASRIAYPRKDTRLSGKVMTAEEFHAILVAFKQEQRAKIKSGHVRGLHRWFKPLAMTGYYAGLRRKELIQLDWKDVDFAGRMLYVTATKSGDERTVPIRSALLSVLAAWHRAQGRPTSGPVFYYKCVRGQPFPLNDNHVTTTFKRYVRAAGVRDTVSLHGLRHTSVTELLRSGLGDTYTMKYHGHKSSETMKPYNHISAQDIQNRLDEAGL